One window of the Desulfovibrio litoralis DSM 11393 genome contains the following:
- a CDS encoding TRAP transporter substrate-binding protein, whose amino-acid sequence MKTKLISFLVVALSFFTASALMAAEPYTGKTIKLRIASPSPNGSNMVRGYEKFVELVKEKSNDKIQIKLFPNAVLGSDRTTLESVQRGTLDMASCSSPNMASFAREYMVFDLPYITSPEYQQNLYNALDKGELGKYFETVANRIGLTTIMWSEYGYRNYVSTNKPLNNLNDLKGLKVRTTDSPIEVAVAKSLGMVPAPVSWGETFTALQQGTVDAEGNNWEHLVTAKHIEVLKYAMDSQHNYSMHILMMNKKAFDALPPEAQAILREAAAEALTWQRKISENLDETSKKAMLDAKIKFHDLSDAERAELKTKTKVVWDEFKKELDPKALELLLSTQK is encoded by the coding sequence ATGAAAACAAAACTGATTTCTTTTTTGGTTGTGGCTTTATCGTTTTTTACGGCTAGTGCATTAATGGCAGCCGAACCTTATACAGGAAAAACAATTAAATTGCGTATTGCGTCTCCAAGCCCTAATGGAAGTAATATGGTGCGTGGCTATGAAAAATTTGTTGAACTCGTTAAAGAAAAATCAAACGATAAAATTCAAATTAAACTTTTCCCCAATGCTGTTTTAGGAAGCGACCGCACAACCCTTGAAAGCGTACAACGCGGAACTTTGGATATGGCTTCTTGTTCATCTCCGAATATGGCGAGCTTTGCTAGAGAATATATGGTTTTTGATTTGCCTTATATTACTTCACCTGAATATCAACAAAACCTTTATAATGCTTTAGATAAAGGTGAACTCGGAAAATATTTTGAAACTGTTGCTAATCGTATAGGCTTAACTACTATTATGTGGAGCGAATACGGATATCGCAACTATGTTTCAACAAATAAACCATTAAATAACTTAAATGATTTGAAAGGTTTGAAAGTTCGTACTACGGATTCTCCGATAGAAGTTGCTGTTGCAAAATCTTTGGGAATGGTACCTGCTCCTGTATCTTGGGGTGAAACTTTTACCGCTTTACAACAAGGTACTGTTGATGCCGAGGGTAACAACTGGGAACACTTAGTTACCGCAAAGCACATAGAAGTTTTAAAATATGCTATGGATTCACAGCATAACTATAGTATGCATATTCTTATGATGAACAAAAAAGCTTTTGATGCCCTTCCTCCGGAAGCACAAGCGATTCTTCGTGAAGCCGCCGCCGAAGCTTTAACTTGGCAACGTAAAATTTCTGAAAACTTAGACGAAACTTCTAAAAAAGCAATGCTTGATGCCAAAATTAAATTCCATGATTTATCTGATGCAGAAAGAGCAGAGCTTAAAACCAAAACCAAAGTTGTTTGGGACGAGTTTAAAAAAGAGTTAGATCCAAAGGCGTTAGAGCTTTTACTTTCTACTCAAAAATAA